Proteins encoded by one window of Cyanobium sp. NS01:
- a CDS encoding DUF4236 domain-containing protein, producing MGFRFRRSTRLGPLRFNFGKSGLSSISLGGRGGSFNIPVARSGGPRTTVGLPGTGLSWSIEHSEEPITRPAAIPAGPAAGLPNSRRLKPGQLDALKQGCLTMLREQLLQRGSSTQQLWELGLVSRLLADPAIGGRTTGLLAVIETPEAMQAYLLRAQGQDDLKRRAHRCIEAAQEAVRLARGRSWLKAKAAEGLSS from the coding sequence ATGGGTTTCCGCTTCCGCCGCTCTACCCGCCTGGGCCCCCTGCGCTTCAATTTCGGGAAGAGCGGCCTCAGCTCGATTTCGCTTGGGGGTCGGGGAGGGTCCTTCAACATCCCGGTGGCCAGGTCCGGTGGCCCCCGTACCACTGTGGGGCTGCCTGGCACCGGCCTGAGCTGGAGCATCGAGCACAGCGAGGAGCCCATCACCCGGCCAGCGGCGATCCCAGCTGGCCCCGCCGCAGGTCTGCCCAACAGCCGTCGCCTCAAGCCCGGTCAGCTCGATGCGCTCAAGCAGGGCTGCCTGACCATGCTGCGTGAGCAGCTTCTGCAGCGAGGCAGCAGCACCCAGCAGCTCTGGGAGCTCGGCCTGGTGAGCCGCCTGCTGGCGGATCCTGCAATCGGTGGTCGCACCACAGGCCTGCTGGCCGTGATCGAAACACCAGAAGCGATGCAGGCCTATCTGCTGCGGGCCCAGGGTCAGGACGATCTCAAGCGCCGGGCCCATCGCTGCATCGAGGCAGCCCAGGAAGCAGTCCGCCTGGCCCGGGGGCGGAGCTGGCTGAAGGCAAAGGCAGCAGAAGGGCTCAGCAGTTGA
- a CDS encoding alpha/beta family hydrolase produces MTAEATTTAPRLIDGPDAAPATVLLAHGAGAPMDSPFMAAIASGLAESGWRVIRFEFASMARMRDTGRRQGPDRMPVLQEAFRQQVHLVRRDSPGRPLFIAGKSMGGRVASLLVDELAASDGVRGCLCLGYPFHPPGKPLKLRTEHLAALRTPTLILQGERDSFGRRGEVETYNLSPQVQLRWIPSGDHSFKPTLSSGLSEAENWATAVALTDQFLRQLLNC; encoded by the coding sequence ATGACGGCTGAGGCCACCACCACCGCCCCGCGCTTGATCGACGGTCCCGACGCCGCGCCGGCCACCGTGCTGCTGGCCCATGGGGCTGGAGCGCCGATGGACAGCCCGTTCATGGCGGCCATCGCCAGCGGACTGGCCGAGTCGGGCTGGCGGGTGATCCGTTTCGAGTTCGCCTCCATGGCCCGGATGCGAGACACTGGCCGCCGCCAGGGTCCTGATCGGATGCCGGTGTTGCAGGAAGCTTTCCGCCAACAGGTGCATCTGGTGAGGCGCGACAGCCCAGGGCGACCGCTTTTCATCGCTGGCAAGTCGATGGGTGGTCGGGTGGCCAGCCTGCTTGTCGATGAGCTGGCCGCCAGCGATGGGGTGCGCGGGTGTCTCTGCCTGGGTTATCCCTTCCATCCTCCAGGCAAGCCGCTGAAGCTGCGCACCGAGCACCTGGCCGCCTTGCGCACTCCAACCTTGATCCTGCAGGGGGAGCGCGACAGCTTCGGGCGGCGGGGGGAGGTGGAGACCTACAACCTCTCGCCGCAGGTGCAGCTGCGCTGGATCCCCAGTGGGGACCACAGCTTCAAGCCCACCCTCAGCTCCGGCCTCAGCGAGGCCGAGAACTGGGCCACAGCTGTGGCCTTGACCGATCAATTCCTGCGGCAGCTGCTCAACTGCTGA
- a CDS encoding PIN domain-containing protein codes for MLSLDLLVAAVALHHNAVLVSFDADFEAIASVSELWLQRLNRPV; via the coding sequence GTGCTGAGCCTCGATCTGCTGGTGGCCGCCGTGGCCCTGCACCACAACGCGGTTTTGGTGAGCTTCGATGCCGACTTCGAGGCGATCGCCTCGGTGAGCGAGCTGTGGCTGCAACGCCTGAACCGCCCCGTTTGA
- a CDS encoding AraC family transcriptional regulator, which translates to MDPFAGLLDGPRARGAFSLRTVMTPPWSLRILAESPITVLAIVRGHAWVVPDDGQPVRLDAGDVAVTRAPAHYNVADDPATVPEIVIHPGQRCCNRDGESIEAELMHGARTWGNDPNGSTLMLVGAYESTSDISDRLLRALPPLLSLSNDTWNSPLIALLCDEMAKEGPGQAAVLDRLIDLLLIAILRAWFTRPDAHSPTWYRAQSDPVVSRALQAMHDDPACPWTLAKLSREVGASRAALSRRFQDVVGESPMKFLTSWRLALAADMLCDPEASVGTVAHALGYSTPFALSTAFKRVRGISPQEHRARARPVR; encoded by the coding sequence ATGGATCCATTCGCAGGTCTGCTCGACGGTCCGCGCGCGCGGGGCGCCTTCTCGCTCCGCACCGTGATGACGCCGCCGTGGTCGCTGCGGATCCTCGCCGAGTCCCCCATCACGGTGCTGGCGATCGTGCGCGGACACGCTTGGGTCGTCCCCGACGACGGCCAGCCGGTGCGCCTTGACGCCGGTGATGTCGCCGTGACCCGCGCACCGGCTCACTACAACGTTGCGGACGATCCGGCGACGGTGCCCGAGATTGTGATCCACCCCGGCCAGCGTTGCTGCAACCGCGACGGCGAGTCGATCGAGGCTGAGCTGATGCACGGCGCCCGGACCTGGGGCAACGACCCGAACGGTTCGACGCTGATGCTCGTCGGCGCCTACGAGTCGACCAGCGACATCAGCGACCGCCTGCTGCGCGCCCTGCCGCCGCTTCTGTCGCTGTCGAACGACACGTGGAATTCGCCGCTCATCGCCCTGCTGTGCGACGAGATGGCCAAGGAGGGTCCTGGCCAGGCCGCCGTGCTGGACCGTCTGATCGACCTCCTGCTGATCGCGATCCTGCGCGCCTGGTTCACGCGACCCGACGCCCACAGCCCGACCTGGTACCGGGCGCAGAGCGACCCGGTGGTGAGTCGTGCGCTGCAGGCGATGCACGACGACCCGGCGTGTCCCTGGACGCTGGCGAAGCTCTCGCGGGAGGTCGGCGCCTCGCGCGCCGCGCTTTCACGGCGGTTCCAGGACGTTGTCGGGGAGTCTCCGATGAAGTTCCTGACCAGCTGGCGACTCGCCCTCGCCGCCGACATGCTCTGCGATCCGGAGGCGAGCGTCGGCACGGTGGCCCACGCGCTCGGCTACAGCACGCCTTTCGCGCTCAGCACGGCGTTCAAGCGGGTGCGCGGCATCAGCCCGCAGGAGCACCGCGCGCGGGCGAGGCCGGTGCGTTGA
- a CDS encoding NAD(P)H-binding protein has translation MAGTVLAGRSDMELSISAMAQAALPAEDSEAPSTGSAGRAGGETHDHPIHLMQNTNFNGTTLVIGASGKTGRRVTDRLIAEGRRVRPVSRSTQLRFDWQDDSSWAPALDGVEAAYITYFPDLALPGAAETVDAFARLAVARGVRRLVLLSGRGEAGAQRAERYLQNSGADWTIVRCAFFNQNFDENFVDSVRHGIVGMPAGDTAEPFVDADDIADVVVAALTDDRHIGELYELTGPRLLTIAEAAHALGVAIGREVRYIPLTAEQFGAELGAHGMPEADATHLAELLSEVLDGRSSHLGDGVQRALGRPARDFADYARDTAATGAWNPEAVAA, from the coding sequence ATGGCCGGCACGGTATTGGCTGGACGCTCGGATATGGAACTGAGCATCTCGGCGATGGCCCAGGCGGCGCTCCCCGCAGAGGATTCAGAGGCGCCCTCAACAGGCTCGGCAGGCCGGGCTGGGGGTGAGACCCACGACCACCCCATCCACCTCATGCAGAACACAAACTTCAACGGCACGACCCTGGTGATCGGAGCGAGCGGCAAGACCGGCCGTCGCGTCACGGACCGCCTCATCGCAGAAGGACGGCGGGTCCGGCCCGTCTCCCGCTCCACGCAGCTGCGCTTCGACTGGCAGGACGACAGCAGCTGGGCCCCAGCCCTCGACGGCGTCGAGGCCGCCTACATCACCTACTTTCCCGACCTGGCGCTGCCCGGGGCGGCCGAGACCGTCGATGCGTTTGCGCGCCTTGCCGTCGCGCGCGGCGTCCGGCGCCTCGTTCTGCTCTCCGGCCGCGGCGAGGCGGGTGCCCAGCGGGCCGAGCGCTACCTGCAGAACTCCGGCGCCGATTGGACGATCGTCCGCTGCGCCTTCTTCAACCAGAACTTCGACGAGAATTTCGTCGACTCCGTGCGGCACGGGATCGTTGGGATGCCGGCGGGCGACACCGCCGAGCCATTCGTCGACGCCGACGACATCGCCGACGTCGTCGTCGCGGCGCTCACCGATGACCGCCACATCGGCGAGCTCTACGAGCTGACGGGCCCGCGCCTGCTCACCATCGCCGAAGCCGCCCACGCGCTCGGTGTCGCCATCGGCCGCGAGGTGCGCTACATCCCGCTGACCGCCGAGCAGTTCGGCGCCGAGCTGGGCGCGCACGGGATGCCGGAAGCGGACGCCACGCACCTCGCCGAGCTGCTCAGCGAGGTGCTCGACGGCCGCAGTTCCCACCTCGGCGATGGCGTGCAGCGGGCGCTGGGACGCCCGGCCCGCGACTTCGCCGACTACGCGAGGGACACCGCCGCGACGGGCGCGTGGAACCCTGAGGCCGTGGCGGCGTGA
- a CDS encoding 4a-hydroxytetrahydrobiopterin dehydratase: protein MAAIPLTPQQTADLASTLPAWSLVNGKLHREFRFTDFVAAFGFMAQVALVAESMGHHPEWSNVWNRVTVDLTTHDTGGLSNLDLQLAQRIDALAGGQ from the coding sequence GTGGCCGCCATTCCCCTCACCCCCCAGCAGACTGCCGATCTCGCCAGCACCCTGCCGGCCTGGAGCCTGGTGAACGGCAAGCTGCACCGCGAATTCCGCTTCACAGACTTCGTGGCCGCCTTCGGCTTCATGGCCCAGGTGGCCCTGGTGGCGGAGTCCATGGGTCACCACCCCGAGTGGAGCAACGTCTGGAACCGGGTCACGGTGGATCTCACCACCCATGACACCGGCGGCCTCTCGAACCTCGACCTGCAGCTCGCCCAGCGCATTGACGCGCTGGCGGGGGGTCAGTAA